One Campylobacter concisus DNA segment encodes these proteins:
- a CDS encoding fatty acid synthesis protein, with protein MPAIIAMIVNLFGFFKWGKVVDFVLRGITFAKMVIINGLLFASILAYVAAVLVILNFIYTKFNYIVDYINNLSIGNDKIVTTSMMVLKSLGAWNALCDVFAIFSPVLLSFFVIYATKIGIFVFKNARDTLLSFIIAKL; from the coding sequence ATGCCAGCTATTATCGCAATGATTGTTAATTTATTTGGTTTCTTTAAATGGGGTAAGGTTGTTGATTTTGTTCTTCGTGGAATAACCTTTGCAAAAATGGTTATTATAAATGGGCTTTTATTTGCTTCAATACTTGCTTACGTTGCTGCTGTATTGGTTATCTTAAATTTCATCTATACTAAATTTAATTATATTGTTGATTATATTAATAATCTCTCCATTGGCAATGATAAGATCGTAACTACTTCTATGATGGTTTTAAAATCTCTTGGCGCTTGGAATGCTCTTTGTGATGTTTTTGCTATCTTTTCGCCCGTTCTTCTTAGTTTTTTTGTGATCTATGCTACTAAAATTGGCATTTTTGTGTTTAAAAACGCTAGAGATACTTTACTTTCTTTTATTATTGCGAAGTTATAA
- a CDS encoding rolling circle replication-associated protein codes for MRAKNLYGVSPFDVELCQEKLDSQREYMRSFSFVNSLGQVKNLLDISMSANFSPKYYAEVSNRVNVFSSFAIDNFQVPVFLTITLNGCFRGALSGDYSKFKPIDYKYLPNEVKYKAKNAVALSISDLVAVLNYQWHLFIMRYSRRFKKIDRSYIRCFEPHKKDGVPHIHALFYVPAYTLDFMKRIYTNIFYAPQNLKTNAITSEQEKNGELNGFQTSINNPSGYVMKYIQKTFINLKETQDFDELSAWYVKHKVRRFLSSRTKVPLWVYRKINFISSMQDFYHLNDLTNDHRALIEWNKKDDYIYINLPFNKEEIIYLNGRLEHYIGGRLMNFYDRLKINNKVDEDASDDIKNFGSTLKQRQILKICDELFKTEKRVKPVSKMRDYELLNYYQSLGGDVNVQHLAYVENLMFDRNLDNFTRYHEKHDLNAPDIDSFVDRFLICNEF; via the coding sequence ATGCGAGCAAAGAATTTATACGGTGTTTCGCCCTTTGATGTAGAGCTTTGTCAAGAAAAGCTTGATAGTCAAAGGGAGTATATGCGCTCTTTTTCTTTTGTCAATAGCTTAGGGCAGGTTAAAAATTTGCTTGATATTTCAATGTCAGCAAACTTTAGCCCCAAATATTACGCTGAAGTTTCGAACCGCGTTAATGTGTTTAGCTCATTTGCGATTGATAATTTTCAAGTGCCAGTATTTTTAACTATTACATTAAATGGGTGTTTTAGGGGTGCTTTAAGTGGCGATTACTCTAAATTTAAGCCTATTGATTATAAATATCTGCCTAATGAAGTTAAATATAAGGCTAAAAATGCCGTTGCTTTGTCTATTTCTGATTTAGTGGCTGTTCTTAATTATCAATGGCATTTGTTTATTATGCGATATTCAAGAAGATTTAAAAAAATAGATCGAAGTTATATAAGATGCTTTGAGCCACACAAAAAAGATGGCGTGCCACATATCCACGCTTTATTTTACGTTCCAGCTTACACTTTGGATTTTATGAAAAGAATTTATACAAATATCTTTTACGCCCCGCAAAATTTAAAAACAAATGCTATTACAAGCGAGCAAGAGAAAAACGGCGAATTAAACGGCTTTCAAACTTCAATTAATAATCCTAGTGGCTATGTAATGAAATATATTCAAAAAACTTTCATCAACTTAAAAGAAACGCAGGATTTTGATGAGCTTTCGGCGTGGTATGTAAAGCATAAGGTTAGGCGTTTTCTAAGCTCACGCACTAAAGTGCCTTTATGGGTGTATAGGAAGATAAATTTTATTAGCTCAATGCAAGACTTTTATCACTTAAATGACCTAACAAACGATCATAGGGCATTGATAGAGTGGAATAAAAAAGATGATTATATTTACATAAATTTGCCTTTCAACAAAGAAGAGATCATTTATTTAAATGGTAGGTTGGAGCATTACATTGGTGGTAGGCTAATGAATTTTTACGATAGGCTTAAGATAAATAATAAAGTCGATGAAGATGCAAGCGATGATATAAAGAATTTTGGTAGCACTTTAAAACAAAGGCAAATTTTAAAAATTTGCGATGAATTATTTAAGACCGAAAAAAGAGTTAAGCCAGTAAGTAAAATGCGAGATTACGAGCTATTAAATTACTATCAAAGCTTGGGTGGTGATGTCAATGTTCAACATTTGGCTTATGTTGAAAATTTAATGTTCGATAGAAATTTAGACAATTTTACGCGCTATCACGAAAAGCACGATCTAAATGCCCCTGACATTGATAGTTTTGTAGATAGATTTTTGATTTGTAATGAGTTTTAA
- a CDS encoding disulfide bond formation protein DsbA encodes MVIAIDLGSNTFRVALIKKEQNGFGNEQIYEKIVGAARGLNESGKIGLEAKNRLFEAIVEAKSKFDFTKFKCVAVATEAFRVASNSEEIFSEIREKFGINFHIIDGQAEAKLTFLGVQNALRKLGINDKFSLIDIGGASSEIGEDGKFISFKFGIITFYERFKTLDLMQENAKIYTKEASEFLTSLDNRLIVLTSGVPTTIAALKLGLNYESYDPKKVSGYELKNGDLAWFVNELLKMDDKSADVAVGRSRKYPLIAGTLLLKELLSGQEAKFIVIDDGLREGVGAAYLKGIFQEIITKF; translated from the coding sequence TTGGTTATAGCGATCGATCTTGGCTCAAACACCTTTCGCGTGGCACTTATAAAAAAAGAGCAAAATGGCTTTGGTAACGAGCAAATTTATGAAAAGATAGTTGGAGCTGCAAGGGGCTTAAACGAAAGTGGCAAGATAGGCTTGGAGGCTAAAAATAGGCTTTTTGAAGCGATAGTGGAGGCTAAAAGCAAATTTGACTTTACTAAATTTAAATGTGTGGCAGTTGCGACTGAAGCTTTTAGAGTGGCATCGAATAGCGAAGAAATTTTTAGCGAGATAAGAGAGAAATTTGGCATAAATTTTCATATCATTGATGGGCAAGCTGAAGCAAAACTTACATTTTTAGGCGTGCAAAATGCCTTAAGAAAGCTTGGCATAAATGATAAATTTAGCCTGATCGACATCGGCGGTGCAAGCTCCGAGATAGGCGAAGATGGAAAATTTATAAGCTTTAAATTTGGCATCATCACCTTTTACGAGAGGTTTAAAACGCTTGATCTGATGCAAGAAAATGCAAAAATTTATACAAAAGAGGCAAGTGAATTTCTAACAAGTCTTGACAATAGACTTATCGTTCTAACTTCTGGTGTGCCGACCACTATCGCAGCACTAAAGCTTGGGTTAAACTACGAGAGCTATGATCCAAAAAAAGTGAGTGGATATGAGCTTAAAAATGGCGATCTTGCTTGGTTTGTAAATGAGCTTTTAAAGATGGATGACAAAAGCGCTGACGTGGCGGTTGGAAGAAGCAGAAAGTATCCGCTCATCGCTGGGACACTGCTCTTAAAAGAGCTACTAAGCGGGCAAGAAGCGAAATTTATAGTTATCGACGATGGGCTTAGAGAGGGCGTTGGAGCGGCTTATTTAAAAGGCATATTTCAAGAAATTATCACAAAATTTTAG
- a CDS encoding type II toxin-antitoxin system RelE/ParE family toxin translates to MKVLKSSTFDKWLHKLNNPIVKVSILRRLEQIETKDHLGDYKFIDTDLYELRFFNRGGLRIFFTFNGNEIVILLNAGDKDSQSDDIKKAKEILKDYK, encoded by the coding sequence ATGAAAGTATTAAAAAGCTCAACATTTGATAAGTGGTTACATAAGTTAAATAATCCTATTGTCAAGGTTTCTATATTAAGAAGATTGGAACAGATAGAAACAAAAGATCATTTAGGGGATTATAAATTTATTGATACAGACTTATACGAACTTAGGTTTTTTAATCGTGGTGGGTTAAGGATATTTTTTACTTTTAATGGCAATGAAATAGTTATATTGTTAAATGCTGGTGATAAAGATAGCCAAAGCGATGACATTAAAAAAGCAAAAGAAATTTTAAAGGATTATAAATGA
- a CDS encoding tyrosine-type recombinase/integrase, producing the protein MCLNDLFDNYISYYELILSPSTLRSDIATYNKHFKNSLGLRDIKEINFIDIQKFCNDLIKQDYKIKTIKNIVAKLKVIFKLGIKLELINKNPCDFIELPKFDNKRYFDYSIAIQKRFIKAICENTDDNSDIFFFLLHGRRKNEVLSLKFSDINFKTRTYTIPFKINKAKRDMIYKMSDELYTRLYKRYIVAKEQKRLNDYVFINPMTDDKFKDLRKSWASLLKRNNLPKIRLHDIRHLIGTYSINYLKIPIEQVSFTLGHTNIITTQKYITANVKKSQETIEILLNSISV; encoded by the coding sequence ATGTGTTTAAATGATCTTTTTGATAACTATATTAGCTACTATGAGCTTATCTTGAGCCCTTCTACTCTTAGAAGTGATATAGCTACCTACAACAAGCATTTTAAAAACTCTCTTGGCTTAAGAGATATAAAAGAGATAAATTTCATCGATATTCAAAAGTTTTGCAATGATCTTATCAAACAAGATTACAAGATAAAGACAATTAAAAATATTGTTGCTAAGCTTAAAGTAATTTTTAAGCTTGGTATAAAACTGGAGCTAATAAATAAAAATCCTTGTGATTTTATCGAGCTCCCAAAATTTGACAATAAGAGATATTTTGATTATTCAATAGCTATTCAAAAACGCTTTATAAAAGCTATTTGCGAAAACACTGATGATAATTCTGATATATTCTTTTTCTTACTTCACGGTAGGCGTAAAAATGAAGTATTAAGCCTTAAATTTAGTGATATAAATTTTAAAACAAGAACTTATACTATCCCTTTTAAGATCAATAAGGCAAAAAGGGATATGATCTACAAGATGAGCGATGAGCTATATACTAGGCTTTATAAAAGGTATATAGTAGCTAAAGAGCAAAAACGTCTAAATGATTATGTCTTTATCAATCCTATGACTGATGATAAATTTAAAGATTTACGTAAAAGCTGGGCTTCACTTCTTAAAAGAAATAATCTACCAAAGATAAGATTACACGATATTAGGCATTTAATAGGTACTTACTCAATTAATTATCTTAAAATTCCTATCGAGCAAGTATCTTTTACTCTAGGGCATACAAATATAATTACAACTCAAAAATACATTACTGCAAACGTCAAAAAATCTCAAGAAACTATCGAAATTTTACTAAATTCAATTTCAGTTTAA
- a CDS encoding GatB/YqeY domain-containing protein gives MSIREQILADIKEAMKAKDEFKRDTLRTLNAALKQVEVDQRIEMTDEVVLPLLQKEIKKRADSVELYLKGAREDLAKKEQSEIELIKAYLPAQLSDDELKEKIKSIIEKVGKNLGAVMKMAKDEIGASAEAKRISMIAKELLG, from the coding sequence ATGAGTATAAGAGAGCAAATTTTAGCTGATATAAAAGAGGCCATGAAAGCAAAAGATGAGTTTAAAAGGGACACTTTAAGAACGCTAAATGCAGCACTTAAGCAAGTTGAAGTCGACCAAAGGATCGAGATGACCGACGAGGTCGTGCTCCCACTACTTCAAAAAGAGATCAAAAAAAGGGCTGACTCGGTTGAGCTCTATCTAAAAGGAGCAAGAGAGGATCTAGCCAAAAAAGAGCAAAGCGAGATTGAGCTTATCAAAGCATATCTGCCAGCTCAGCTAAGCGATGATGAACTAAAAGAGAAGATCAAAAGTATCATTGAAAAGGTTGGTAAAAATTTAGGTGCTGTGATGAAAATGGCAAAAGATGAGATCGGAGCGAGCGCTGAAGCAAAACGCATAAGCATGATCGCAAAAGAGCTTTTGGGTTAA
- a CDS encoding site-specific integrase encodes MTHLNHDTANRMWWAVRNHLGYLGTSNTHGLYVLRHTVASRLVSLKGFNAHKLMAFMGHTDIKSSLHYVHLNVDDIRDGMGVGV; translated from the coding sequence ATAACTCACCTAAATCACGATACAGCAAATCGTATGTGGTGGGCTGTGAGAAACCATCTTGGATATTTAGGGACTAGCAACACTCACGGACTTTATGTATTACGCCATACGGTGGCTTCTAGGTTAGTGAGTTTGAAGGGATTTAACGCTCATAAATTGATGGCTTTTATGGGTCATACAGATATTAAAAGTAGCCTGCATTACGTCCATCTAAATGTTGATGATATACGTGATGGTATGGGAGTTGGTGTTTAG
- a CDS encoding addiction module antidote protein, protein MKEEFTKFNLEDYLTTDELRKEYLNQVLADGDIEEFKRALFYIAKSKGIENVAKKANLNRESFYKMFKENSKPRFESIFKVVNALDIKLVYA, encoded by the coding sequence ATGAAAGAAGAATTTACTAAATTTAATTTAGAAGACTATTTAACAACTGATGAATTAAGAAAAGAGTATTTAAATCAAGTCTTAGCCGATGGCGATATTGAAGAGTTTAAAAGAGCATTATTTTATATAGCAAAGTCAAAAGGCATTGAAAACGTTGCAAAGAAGGCAAATTTAAATAGAGAAAGCTTTTATAAGATGTTTAAAGAGAATTCAAAGCCTAGATTTGAAAGTATATTTAAGGTCGTGAATGCTCTTGATATTAAGCTTGTTTATGCTTAG
- a CDS encoding type II secretion system protein GspD yields the protein MKSLIKFLILPCLLLNSLFSAEIYTDLLDFARLTSKANNIAIVTDESIHQGEYYFIYQDEVKITISMFRKMLEAKNLYLYKKDNFYYVSSQKLPDYDLRRIDLKNYVVEDVNKILSQFDLNATYATASNSVFFRADDYIFDQVKYAIAKIDKSLEQVTFKLTITETNLKDIKDLGTNLQGLLKPLNHGDLAYYINLITSPYITNSNVIKNDDSAFFGILNFLDTNGITKIISSPVLTAKNHTEVYFSSVQNIPYLVSKTDISNVNYQKTDSYEYKDIGLKINLKPIILSDHIDFDLHLILEDILSQSSSLTPIVSKKELKSSYSLKRGDVLVLSGINKKTIAKQRNGVPILKDIWLLKYLFSVEQDSEINSVLTLTIQIL from the coding sequence ATGAAAAGTTTAATCAAATTTCTAATTCTTCCGTGTCTGCTATTAAATAGCCTTTTTTCTGCTGAAATTTACACTGATTTGCTAGATTTCGCACGTCTTACCAGCAAGGCTAATAATATAGCTATTGTTACAGATGAGAGCATTCATCAAGGCGAATACTACTTTATCTATCAAGACGAAGTTAAGATAACGATCTCGATGTTTAGAAAGATGCTTGAAGCAAAGAATTTATACTTATATAAAAAAGATAATTTCTACTACGTAAGCTCTCAAAAATTGCCTGATTATGATCTTAGGCGTATCGATCTAAAAAATTACGTTGTTGAAGATGTCAATAAAATTTTAAGCCAGTTTGACTTAAATGCTACCTATGCGACCGCTTCAAATTCTGTTTTCTTTAGAGCTGATGATTATATTTTCGATCAAGTTAAATACGCTATCGCTAAGATAGATAAAAGCTTAGAGCAAGTAACATTTAAGCTTACAATTACCGAAACAAATTTAAAAGATATAAAAGATTTAGGTACAAATTTACAAGGCTTGCTTAAGCCACTTAATCACGGTGATTTAGCCTATTACATAAATTTAATTACTTCCCCTTACATTACTAATTCAAACGTCATTAAAAACGATGATAGCGCATTCTTTGGCATACTAAATTTTCTTGATACAAACGGCATTACAAAAATTATATCTTCGCCAGTCTTGACAGCTAAAAATCACACAGAAGTTTATTTTAGTTCTGTCCAAAATATCCCTTATCTTGTTTCAAAAACTGATATATCAAACGTTAATTACCAAAAAACGGATAGCTATGAATATAAAGACATTGGTTTAAAGATAAATTTAAAACCTATAATTTTATCCGATCATATTGATTTCGATCTACATCTCATTTTAGAAGATATCCTTTCTCAAAGTTCATCACTTACTCCCATTGTTTCAAAGAAAGAGCTTAAAAGTTCGTATTCTTTAAAGCGTGGCGACGTTCTTGTGCTTAGTGGCATCAACAAAAAAACTATTGCTAAGCAACGTAACGGCGTTCCTATCCTTAAAGATATTTGGCTTCTTAAGTATCTTTTTTCAGTAGAGCAAGACAGCGAGATAAACTCTGTTTTAACTCTCACAATTCAAATTTTATAA
- a CDS encoding zonular occludens toxin domain-containing protein produces MITYLVGNPGSGKTYYAVFMIYRLFLYEPKKTFLTKFVKPKEKPNYSYCYTNINEFKFELSDKFKKFDFDEFYLGLRNLYALYKTGATDNEVNEKAKELNLFGCVFVLDECHNFFKDKKDEILVWWLTYHRHLYQDIYLITQDLTLVNNEYKRIAEKFYRAVDSSRRLFSKKFRYEVYASFRLYKKDQLEIINIPFLQEVFNLYHSGQSSNKKSFVRFYFFLAVLVLVLLLLYFYFIVMSMFEVEKPVDENIPAFEKIHVPASQTPASSSLFYDNKKPKNNNIELPEIYIYDITCLNNNCHFSDDYHLYPLSLISYISSTHTPLYFYFEPKSHELVKYYYVFDKPVFQNLQKNNKGVSDEKFNQISNSSVSAIK; encoded by the coding sequence ATGATTACGTATTTAGTTGGCAACCCTGGAAGCGGTAAAACTTATTACGCTGTCTTTATGATATATAGGCTTTTTCTTTATGAGCCTAAGAAGACATTTTTAACTAAATTTGTTAAACCTAAAGAAAAGCCTAATTATTCATATTGCTACACTAATATTAATGAATTTAAGTTTGAGTTATCTGATAAATTTAAGAAGTTTGATTTTGATGAATTTTATTTAGGCTTAAGAAATTTATACGCTCTTTATAAAACTGGTGCGACCGATAACGAAGTAAATGAGAAAGCCAAAGAGTTAAATTTATTTGGTTGTGTATTCGTCCTTGACGAGTGCCACAACTTCTTTAAAGATAAAAAAGATGAAATTTTAGTATGGTGGCTTACGTATCATAGGCATTTATATCAAGATATCTATTTAATTACTCAAGATCTAACGCTCGTAAATAATGAATACAAACGCATAGCCGAGAAATTTTATAGGGCTGTTGATAGCTCTCGAAGATTATTTTCAAAAAAATTTCGTTATGAAGTATATGCCAGCTTTAGACTATATAAAAAAGATCAACTAGAAATTATAAATATTCCATTTCTTCAAGAAGTATTTAATCTTTATCATTCAGGGCAAAGCTCAAATAAAAAATCATTTGTTCGCTTCTATTTCTTTTTAGCTGTATTAGTTCTTGTTTTGCTTTTACTTTATTTTTATTTTATTGTTATGTCAATGTTTGAAGTTGAAAAGCCTGTTGATGAAAATATCCCAGCCTTTGAAAAAATTCACGTTCCAGCTTCTCAAACTCCAGCCAGCTCCAGCTTATTTTATGATAACAAAAAGCCTAAAAATAATAATATTGAATTACCTGAAATTTACATTTATGATATTACCTGCCTTAATAATAATTGCCATTTTAGCGATGATTACCATTTATACCCATTGTCATTGATTTCTTACATTTCTTCAACGCATACCCCATTATATTTTTATTTCGAGCCAAAATCTCACGAGCTTGTTAAATACTACTATGTATTTGACAAGCCAGTTTTTCAAAATTTACAAAAAAATAACAAAGGTGTTTCCGATGAAAAGTTTAATCAAATTTCTAATTCTTCCGTGTCTGCTATTAAATAG